One segment of Stenotrophomonas sp. SAU14A_NAIMI4_8 DNA contains the following:
- the msuE gene encoding FMN reductase, with amino-acid sequence MLSPHRPLRIVAVSGGLQRPSRAATLCEHLLDLLGDHLPSQPQLIELGELAPQLAGALWRSQLPDSAEQALAAVEQADVLVVATPVYRGSYTGLFKHFFDFIQQDALVDTPILLAATGGSERHALMIDHQLRPLFSFFQARTLPLGVYATDKDFADGRVHDPALLQRAELAVQRALPLLALSHRPAPQPAATLATL; translated from the coding sequence ATGCTTTCTCCCCACCGCCCCCTCCGAATCGTCGCCGTGTCCGGCGGCCTGCAGCGCCCCTCGCGGGCGGCCACCCTGTGCGAACACCTGCTGGACCTGCTGGGCGACCACCTGCCCAGCCAGCCGCAGCTGATTGAACTGGGGGAGCTGGCCCCGCAACTGGCTGGCGCGCTGTGGCGTTCGCAACTGCCCGACAGCGCCGAACAGGCACTGGCTGCGGTTGAACAGGCCGACGTGCTGGTGGTCGCCACGCCCGTCTACCGCGGCTCGTACACCGGCCTGTTCAAGCATTTCTTCGATTTCATCCAGCAGGACGCGCTGGTCGACACCCCCATCCTGCTGGCCGCCACCGGCGGCAGCGAGCGCCACGCGCTGATGATCGACCACCAGTTGCGGCCACTTTTCAGCTTCTTCCAGGCCCGCACCCTGCCGCTGGGGGTGTACGCCACCGACAAGGACTTCGCCGACGGCCGCGTACACGACCCGGCCCTGCTGCAGCGCGCAGAACTGGCCGTGCAGCGCGCCCTGCCGCTGCTGGCGCTGTCCCACCGCCCCGCGCCGCAGCCCGCCGCCACCCTTGCAACCCTCTGA
- a CDS encoding tyrosine-protein phosphatase: MNRSTELTLALMLALPLAAPALAADASRPATASAAAATANVAPTADDAQRVIPLQGAWNVRSFAGLQGRNGPIPATAFVRTADLGRLTAADRDALAAAGVTLDIDLRTADEQSQSPDLLADDARFAYQRISLMGTEKMDLQKMMTTFPDSLGEAYVQWLGHSQPQFKQVFQRIAAQQDGTVLFHCTAGKDRTGIIAGLLLDLAGVPKAQIVHNYAISAHYLEGQPKDSAMNAQIKAMLEQHPEIARKMAGMSGTAPQNMEQFLAALHSQYGGAEGYLKSIGVSAQEIQQLKVRLGQAG, encoded by the coding sequence ATGAACCGCAGCACCGAACTGACCCTGGCCCTGATGCTGGCCCTGCCGCTGGCCGCGCCCGCCCTCGCCGCCGATGCCTCGCGCCCCGCGACCGCCAGCGCCGCGGCAGCCACCGCCAATGTGGCGCCCACCGCCGACGATGCGCAGCGCGTCATTCCGCTGCAGGGCGCATGGAACGTACGCAGCTTTGCCGGCCTGCAAGGCCGCAACGGCCCGATTCCGGCCACGGCCTTCGTGCGCACCGCCGATCTGGGCCGTCTGACGGCCGCCGACCGCGACGCACTGGCCGCCGCCGGGGTGACGCTGGACATCGACCTGCGTACCGCTGACGAGCAGAGCCAGTCGCCGGACCTGCTGGCCGATGACGCGCGCTTCGCCTACCAGCGCATTTCGCTGATGGGCACCGAGAAGATGGATCTGCAGAAGATGATGACCACCTTCCCCGATTCGCTGGGCGAAGCCTATGTGCAGTGGTTGGGCCACAGCCAGCCGCAGTTCAAGCAGGTGTTCCAGCGCATTGCCGCCCAGCAGGATGGCACCGTGCTGTTCCACTGCACGGCGGGCAAGGACCGTACCGGCATCATCGCCGGCCTGCTGCTGGACCTGGCCGGTGTGCCGAAGGCGCAGATCGTGCACAACTACGCCATTTCCGCGCACTACCTGGAAGGGCAGCCGAAGGACAGCGCGATGAACGCGCAGATCAAGGCGATGCTGGAGCAGCACCCGGAGATCGCACGCAAGATGGCTGGCATGTCCGGCACCGCGCCGCAGAACATGGAGCAGTTCCTGGCCGCGCTGCACAGCCAGTACGGTGGCGCCGAGGGCTACCTGAAGTCGATTGGCGTGAGCGCGCAGGAAATCCAGCAGTTGAAGGTGCGCTTGGGCCAAGCGGGCTGA
- a CDS encoding YifB family Mg chelatase-like AAA ATPase, which produces MSLALVHSRARAGVDAPLVRVEVHLSGGLPVTQIVGLAEASVRESRERVRAALLCARFDFPQRRITLNLAPADLPKEGGRYDLAIALGILAASGQVDPQSLLQYEFLGELGLTGELRAVSGALPAAIAAAEAGRILVVPPGNAAEAALADHADVRVARTLLECCAGLSNPRLLPPVQRVDTTPLPLPDLADVRGQAHARRALEVAAAGGHHLLLIGSPGCGKTLLASRLPSLLPDTDEAEALQLAAIASVSGEGLDPRRWRQRPFRSPHHSASAAALVGGGNPPCPGEISLAHHGVLFLDELPEWNRSALETLREPLESGHIRIARAARSVQYPARFQLVAAMNPCPCGWAGDRSNRCLCTDERITRYRARVSGPLLDRIDLHISVSRLDAVELRESTPLGEPSATVRARVEAAHAKQRERGGLNAHLPPATLRTCTRLSEADQDLLEQAIERLQLSARAMHRILRVARTIADLAGSETIQTAHLAEAIGYRQLDRGKAGT; this is translated from the coding sequence ATGAGCCTGGCTCTGGTCCACAGCCGCGCCCGCGCCGGGGTCGATGCGCCGCTGGTACGGGTGGAAGTGCATCTGTCCGGCGGCCTGCCGGTCACCCAGATTGTCGGCCTGGCCGAGGCCAGCGTGCGCGAGTCGCGCGAGCGCGTGCGTGCAGCCTTGCTCTGCGCACGGTTCGACTTTCCGCAGCGGCGCATCACCTTGAACCTGGCCCCGGCCGATCTGCCCAAGGAAGGCGGCCGCTACGATCTGGCGATCGCGCTGGGCATCCTGGCCGCCAGCGGTCAGGTCGATCCGCAATCGCTGCTGCAGTACGAGTTCCTTGGCGAACTGGGTCTGACTGGTGAGCTGCGTGCGGTCAGTGGCGCGCTGCCTGCCGCGATTGCCGCCGCCGAAGCGGGGCGCATCCTGGTGGTGCCGCCCGGCAACGCCGCCGAGGCCGCGTTGGCCGACCATGCCGATGTGCGCGTGGCCCGCACCCTGCTGGAATGCTGTGCGGGCCTGAGCAACCCGCGCCTGCTGCCACCGGTGCAGCGCGTGGACACCACGCCACTGCCGCTGCCCGATCTGGCCGACGTACGTGGGCAGGCGCATGCGCGGCGCGCGTTGGAAGTGGCGGCGGCCGGTGGCCACCATCTGCTGCTGATCGGCAGCCCCGGCTGCGGCAAGACCCTGCTGGCCTCGCGCCTGCCCAGCCTGCTGCCCGATACCGACGAGGCCGAGGCGCTGCAGTTGGCTGCCATTGCATCGGTCAGTGGCGAAGGCCTGGACCCCCGGCGCTGGCGGCAGCGCCCCTTTCGATCCCCGCACCACAGCGCCAGCGCCGCCGCACTGGTCGGTGGCGGCAATCCACCCTGCCCCGGCGAAATATCCCTGGCCCATCACGGCGTGCTGTTCCTGGACGAACTGCCCGAGTGGAACCGCAGCGCGCTGGAAACCCTGCGCGAACCGCTGGAGTCGGGCCATATCCGCATCGCGCGTGCGGCGCGCAGCGTGCAGTACCCCGCACGATTCCAGCTGGTGGCCGCTATGAACCCGTGCCCGTGTGGCTGGGCCGGCGACCGCAGTAACCGTTGCCTGTGCACCGATGAGCGCATCACCCGCTATCGCGCGCGCGTGTCGGGCCCGCTGCTGGATCGCATCGACCTGCATATCAGCGTGTCACGGCTGGATGCGGTGGAACTGCGCGAGAGCACGCCACTGGGCGAACCCAGCGCCACGGTACGCGCACGGGTGGAAGCAGCACACGCCAAGCAGCGGGAACGCGGCGGGCTGAATGCCCATCTGCCGCCCGCCACGCTGCGCACTTGCACGCGGCTGAGCGAAGCCGACCAGGATCTGCTGGAGCAGGCCATCGAGCGGCTGCAGCTATCAGCGCGGGCGATGCACCGCATTCTGCGCGTTGCGCGCACCATTGCCGATCTGGCCGGCAGCGAAACCATCCAGACCGCGCATCTGGCCGAGGCCATCGGCTACCGGCAACTGGATCGCGGCAAGGCCGGCACCTGA
- a CDS encoding methylenetetrahydrofolate reductase → MSMETGARARAFLDACSWEVSAKAVQALRAEAARIAPGTTISIPYLASEDDQARLAAARAIRELGFQPMPHLSARRIGTQAALEHFIQRAVGEAGVERCLVIAGDLAEPAGPFADSTAIIETGLLERAGIKVVAVGGHPETHPVMTAAQCWQVLQNKCQRIEAHGMAPWIITQFAFDAEIVLAWLNALRARGIAHPVLVGIPGPASVTRLVRYAAMCGVGASTAMLARYGISLGRLLGSAGPDRFVDKLLAGLGDELGPVSPHLFPFGGIAPSLDWVQQYRRNARSG, encoded by the coding sequence ATGTCCATGGAAACCGGGGCCAGGGCGCGGGCCTTCCTGGATGCGTGTTCGTGGGAAGTGAGCGCGAAGGCCGTGCAGGCCTTGCGCGCCGAGGCCGCACGCATCGCGCCGGGCACCACCATCTCCATTCCCTACCTGGCCAGCGAAGACGACCAGGCGCGGCTGGCCGCGGCACGCGCCATTCGTGAGCTGGGCTTCCAGCCGATGCCGCACCTGTCTGCACGGCGTATCGGCACCCAGGCCGCGCTTGAACACTTCATCCAGCGCGCAGTGGGCGAGGCCGGCGTGGAGCGCTGCCTGGTGATTGCCGGTGATCTGGCGGAGCCGGCCGGACCGTTCGCCGACAGCACGGCGATCATCGAAACCGGTCTGCTGGAACGCGCCGGCATCAAGGTGGTGGCCGTGGGCGGGCACCCGGAAACCCACCCGGTCATGACCGCCGCGCAGTGCTGGCAGGTGCTGCAGAACAAGTGCCAGCGCATTGAAGCGCACGGCATGGCGCCGTGGATCATCACCCAGTTCGCCTTCGATGCCGAAATAGTGCTGGCCTGGTTGAATGCACTGCGCGCACGCGGCATTGCGCACCCGGTGCTGGTGGGCATTCCCGGGCCGGCCAGCGTGACGCGGCTGGTGCGCTATGCGGCCATGTGCGGGGTCGGCGCGAGCACGGCCATGCTGGCCCGCTACGGTATTTCCCTGGGCCGCCTGCTGGGCTCGGCAGGGCCGGACCGGTTCGTGGACAAACTGCTGGCCGGACTGGGCGACGAGCTTGGCCCGGTCAGTCCGCATCTGTTTCCCTTCGGCGGCATCGCGCCGTCGCTGGACTGGGTGCAGCAGTACCGGCGCAACGCCCGGTCAGGGTAA
- a CDS encoding GNAT family N-acetyltransferase: MRVVDVDGLRLVTATVQDAEVVFQLMQLYYFESSAWSGEEILPSGLYDSTLLDVQLRLRDEPEWTRLLWLDGVLCGFVQVDNVEIEGRRLPELADLFILPKHRGKGIATAVVKALVRPETGEWLLATFWKDKAALAYWDRNLAKMGMTHRVPSGPEHADFRLFVITAR, translated from the coding sequence ATGCGCGTGGTTGATGTGGATGGACTGCGCCTTGTCACCGCCACCGTTCAGGATGCAGAGGTGGTTTTCCAATTGATGCAGCTGTATTACTTCGAATCTTCAGCGTGGAGCGGTGAAGAGATTCTTCCCAGCGGTTTGTATGACTCCACCTTGCTCGACGTGCAGTTGCGCCTGCGGGATGAGCCGGAATGGACACGGCTTCTCTGGCTTGACGGGGTGCTGTGCGGGTTCGTGCAGGTCGATAATGTGGAGATTGAAGGGCGGCGCCTGCCCGAACTGGCCGATCTGTTTATCCTGCCCAAGCATCGCGGCAAGGGCATAGCCACCGCAGTGGTGAAGGCGCTGGTGCGCCCGGAAACCGGCGAATGGCTTCTGGCTACGTTCTGGAAAGACAAGGCCGCGCTCGCCTATTGGGACCGCAATCTGGCAAAGATGGGAATGACACACCGGGTTCCCTCGGGGCCTGAGCATGCAGACTTTCGGCTGTTCGTGATCACTGCGCGGTGA
- a CDS encoding DUF6622 family protein: MIMQILSHTPLWVWALLAFLVYRGIAAMKPGESSLVRLAIVPALFIAWGAWSISHRYGGSLQAWGEWLVGIAAGAAIGWLLLRRATLALNPATGKLRRSPDYSLLPLLLVTFLVKYGFEVAFAVSPALAGHAGFTAAYLLTSGGFAGIFLGKFCRYVVAVRRGAGGSALGVAG, translated from the coding sequence ATGATCATGCAGATCCTCTCGCACACCCCGCTCTGGGTCTGGGCCCTGCTTGCCTTCCTGGTGTACCGCGGCATCGCCGCCATGAAGCCGGGGGAAAGTTCGCTGGTGCGGCTGGCGATCGTGCCGGCCCTGTTCATTGCGTGGGGCGCGTGGTCCATCAGCCATCGCTACGGTGGCTCGCTGCAGGCCTGGGGTGAATGGCTGGTCGGCATCGCTGCGGGCGCGGCCATCGGCTGGCTGCTGCTGCGCCGTGCGACGCTGGCGCTGAACCCGGCTACCGGCAAGCTGCGCCGCAGCCCAGACTACAGCCTGCTGCCGCTGCTGCTGGTCACCTTCCTGGTGAAGTATGGGTTTGAAGTGGCCTTCGCGGTGTCGCCCGCGCTGGCGGGCCATGCCGGGTTCACTGCGGCGTATCTGCTGACCTCGGGTGGGTTTGCCGGTATTTTCCTGGGCAAGTTCTGCCGGTACGTGGTAGCCGTGCGCCGCGGTGCGGGTGGTAGCGCGCTGGGTGTGGCCGGTTGA
- a CDS encoding LysR family transcriptional regulator has protein sequence MLERIHLSIVQQVELQGSLTAAAGVLNLTQSALSHSMKKLEQQLGTDVWLREGRNLRLTQAGQYLLAVANRVLPQLDLAEERLGQFAQGERGSLRIGMECHPCYQWLLKIVSPYLAAWPDVDVDVKQKFQFGGIGALFGYEIDLLVTPDPLLKPGLTFVPVFDYEQVLVVASNHPLAKVDHVKPRQLTQEVLISYPVPFERLDIYNQFLLPAGVTPRRHKAIETTDIMMQMVASGRGVAAMPRWLVEEYAARMDVVPVRLGAKGIPKQIYLGARESDTAIDYLRAFVDLARGSSAVARAHGAS, from the coding sequence ATGCTGGAACGCATCCACCTCAGCATCGTCCAGCAGGTTGAACTGCAGGGCTCGCTCACCGCCGCCGCCGGGGTGCTGAACCTGACCCAGTCGGCGCTGAGCCACAGCATGAAGAAGCTGGAACAGCAGCTGGGCACCGATGTCTGGCTGCGCGAGGGCCGCAACCTGCGCCTGACCCAGGCCGGCCAGTACCTGTTGGCCGTGGCCAACCGCGTGCTGCCCCAGCTGGACCTGGCCGAAGAGCGGCTGGGCCAGTTCGCCCAGGGCGAGCGCGGCTCGCTGCGCATCGGCATGGAATGCCACCCCTGCTACCAGTGGCTGCTGAAGATCGTGTCGCCCTACCTGGCCGCCTGGCCCGACGTGGACGTGGACGTGAAGCAGAAGTTCCAGTTCGGCGGCATCGGCGCGCTGTTCGGCTACGAGATCGACCTGCTGGTCACCCCCGACCCGCTGCTGAAACCGGGCCTGACCTTCGTGCCGGTGTTCGATTACGAGCAGGTGCTGGTCGTGGCCAGCAACCACCCGCTGGCCAAGGTGGACCATGTAAAGCCGCGCCAGCTGACCCAGGAAGTGCTGATCAGCTACCCGGTGCCGTTCGAGCGGCTGGATATCTACAACCAGTTCCTGCTGCCGGCCGGGGTGACCCCGCGCCGCCACAAGGCGATTGAAACCACCGACATCATGATGCAGATGGTGGCCAGCGGCCGTGGCGTGGCGGCCATGCCGCGCTGGCTGGTGGAAGAGTACGCCGCGCGCATGGACGTGGTGCCGGTGCGCCTGGGCGCGAAGGGCATTCCCAAGCAGATCTACCTGGGCGCGCGCGAATCGGATACCGCCATCGATTATCTGCGGGCCTTCGTGGACCTGGCTCGCGGCAGTTCGGCGGTCGCGCGCGCACACGGGGCCAGCTGA
- a CDS encoding SMI1/KNR4 family protein has translation MLKLIDSSPLVDDATLARFNAYFGNKLPPAMLAFYRSANGGYLRGEDEDTDPTGVASLIAVGDGRTCIENLHRDYIQGFPHLAEYVPFAEDNFGNCYVLSLRDEDYGHIYLHLLEDDELMPIEDSFEELMEGIEQRQHKAHQSRAGASG, from the coding sequence ATGTTGAAACTCATCGACTCCTCGCCGCTGGTGGATGACGCGACCCTCGCGCGTTTCAATGCCTACTTCGGCAACAAGCTTCCCCCGGCCATGCTCGCCTTCTACCGCAGCGCCAACGGTGGCTACCTGCGGGGCGAAGACGAGGATACCGACCCTACCGGCGTGGCTTCCTTGATTGCCGTGGGTGACGGCCGCACCTGCATCGAAAACCTGCACCGGGATTACATCCAAGGGTTTCCCCATCTGGCCGAGTACGTGCCATTCGCCGAAGACAATTTCGGGAACTGCTACGTGCTGTCACTGCGTGATGAGGACTACGGACACATCTATCTTCACCTGCTGGAAGACGATGAGCTGATGCCGATTGAAGACTCCTTCGAGGAACTGATGGAGGGAATCGAGCAGCGGCAGCATAAGGCGCATCAGTCGCGCGCAGGCGCCAGTGGGTAG
- a CDS encoding TetR/AcrR family transcriptional regulator gives MTPTDTPLASADDTATAHADAQRRKILDAAQRCFITRGFHAGSISEIAAAAEISQGLMYRYFDNKRALILALIERQLAHDQVSIRHMPTSADLADGLLACYQHWARGEVLDTHANAIASVALYAEINAEAHRDPVVAEVLRRHDKQTTAAIHAWLREHDRARGVAVEEEAIEQRTLLLRLLVEGLAMRAVRDPDLQPDALHALLSRAVARVMGDGTDARG, from the coding sequence ATGACGCCGACCGACACACCGCTTGCCAGCGCCGACGACACCGCCACCGCCCATGCCGACGCCCAGCGCCGGAAGATCCTGGATGCGGCGCAACGCTGCTTCATCACCCGCGGTTTCCACGCCGGTTCGATCAGCGAAATCGCGGCCGCAGCGGAGATCAGCCAAGGGCTGATGTACCGCTATTTCGACAACAAGCGTGCGCTGATCCTGGCCCTGATCGAGCGCCAGCTGGCCCACGACCAGGTGTCGATCCGGCACATGCCCACCTCGGCCGACCTGGCCGACGGCCTGTTGGCCTGCTACCAGCACTGGGCACGCGGCGAGGTGCTGGACACCCACGCCAATGCCATCGCCAGCGTTGCGCTGTATGCGGAAATCAACGCCGAAGCGCACCGCGACCCGGTAGTGGCCGAGGTGCTGCGTCGGCACGACAAGCAGACCACTGCAGCCATCCATGCCTGGCTGCGCGAGCATGATCGCGCCCGCGGCGTGGCGGTTGAGGAAGAAGCAATCGAGCAGCGCACGCTGCTGTTGCGACTGCTGGTGGAAGGCCTGGCGATGCGCGCCGTGCGCGACCCCGATCTGCAGCCGGACGCCCTGCATGCCCTGTTGAGCCGTGCCGTTGCGCGGGTAATGGGGGACGGTACCGATGCGCGTGGTTGA
- a CDS encoding TonB-dependent receptor, whose protein sequence is MTLAIAATLAGVAHAEDLPTTDANAAASAGGNHDVVALDQVVVTAQKRATNLQETPISVSVVDAEALKDRSAISLGSLSDGSIPSLRVTPFATRSSALNIGIRGIGASGDANQPARDAGVGIYVDGVFMGRAQGLGSMLYDVERIEVLKGPQGTLFGRNTEGGAVSIVTKAPTGEFGGTVSAGVSNFSGYNSALHLDLPKVGDVSFKIDAVQARRGGTTDNPMRGERDFNSYDKRGARLSALWQPSDDFSALYAFDRSYDATTPYHTQVLVPGAYLSPLQIAGASQDRRDSAILGGPQEDNVGRTSGHLLNLSWTLSDALELKSISSYRELTQGQFDMGLVDAISAYGGAGTAFGRYSLAQVYQHQYSQEFQLIGNTSQVQFLGGAFYYHETTGDNAQTPNMLVWGPGGNSYTVNPATNPLDLSKVRIDRASKAWTDSLGVFGQATWTPAALERLHLTAGGRYTRDDKKGSLYIVNGAATQLAFDDSWSRFDPMVNIAYDIGEQAMVYAKYSTGFKAGGANSRSTTYTAFAPEEVTAYELGFKSQFWDNRARLNLALFDSKIAHKQMDFSLPFDPNSGETRTTMVTTNALSDGKSRGAELEFSVMPIENLTVGLNYAYTKIDAQTAVDPFGAGVAVTVQPLLAPENAGSLSLDYLVPFANFVALKFHLDGNWSDGFYTSEYDQMLTDSSFVVNARVALVDVPLNDTGTTMSFSLWARNLLDEEHLFYKLNSPALGQTGIFNDPRTFGLDVAVNF, encoded by the coding sequence TTGACCCTCGCTATTGCCGCCACGCTCGCCGGCGTGGCCCACGCCGAAGACCTTCCCACTACCGATGCCAACGCGGCGGCCAGCGCCGGTGGCAACCACGATGTGGTGGCCCTGGACCAGGTGGTGGTGACCGCGCAGAAGCGCGCCACCAACCTGCAGGAAACGCCCATCTCGGTTTCCGTGGTCGATGCCGAGGCGCTGAAGGATCGCAGCGCGATCTCGCTGGGCAGCCTGTCCGATGGCTCCATTCCCTCGCTGCGGGTCACCCCGTTTGCCACGCGCAGTTCGGCGCTGAACATCGGCATCCGTGGCATCGGCGCCTCGGGTGATGCCAACCAGCCGGCGCGCGATGCCGGCGTGGGCATCTACGTGGACGGCGTGTTCATGGGCCGCGCGCAGGGCCTGGGCAGCATGCTGTACGACGTGGAGCGCATCGAAGTGCTGAAGGGCCCCCAGGGCACGCTGTTCGGGCGCAATACCGAAGGCGGTGCGGTCAGCATCGTGACCAAGGCGCCCACCGGCGAGTTCGGCGGCACCGTCAGTGCGGGCGTGTCCAACTTCAGCGGCTACAACAGCGCGCTGCACCTGGACCTGCCCAAGGTGGGCGACGTCAGCTTCAAGATCGACGCGGTGCAGGCCCGCCGTGGCGGCACCACCGATAACCCGATGCGCGGTGAGCGCGACTTCAACAGCTATGACAAGCGCGGTGCGCGCCTGAGTGCGCTGTGGCAGCCCAGCGATGATTTCTCCGCACTGTATGCCTTCGACCGTTCCTACGACGCCACCACGCCGTACCACACGCAGGTGCTGGTGCCGGGCGCGTACCTCAGCCCGCTGCAGATTGCCGGTGCCAGCCAGGACCGGCGTGACAGCGCGATCCTGGGCGGACCGCAGGAAGACAACGTGGGCCGCACCAGTGGCCACCTGCTCAACCTGTCGTGGACGCTGAGCGATGCGCTGGAACTGAAATCGATCAGTTCGTACCGCGAACTGACCCAGGGCCAGTTCGACATGGGCCTGGTCGATGCGATTTCCGCATACGGCGGTGCCGGCACGGCCTTCGGTCGCTACAGCCTGGCCCAGGTCTACCAGCACCAGTACAGCCAGGAATTCCAGCTGATCGGCAATACCTCACAGGTGCAGTTCCTGGGTGGCGCGTTCTATTACCACGAGACCACCGGTGACAACGCGCAGACCCCGAACATGCTGGTCTGGGGCCCGGGTGGAAACAGCTACACAGTGAACCCGGCCACCAATCCGCTGGACCTTTCCAAGGTGCGCATCGACCGCGCCAGCAAGGCGTGGACCGACAGCCTGGGCGTGTTCGGCCAGGCCACCTGGACGCCGGCCGCGCTGGAGCGCCTGCACTTGACCGCCGGTGGCCGCTACACGCGCGACGACAAGAAGGGCAGCCTGTACATCGTCAATGGAGCGGCCACCCAGCTGGCATTCGACGATTCCTGGAGCCGTTTCGACCCGATGGTCAACATCGCCTATGACATCGGCGAGCAGGCCATGGTCTATGCCAAGTACAGCACCGGCTTCAAGGCAGGCGGCGCCAACTCGCGTTCGACCACCTACACCGCCTTCGCGCCGGAAGAAGTAACTGCCTACGAACTGGGTTTCAAATCGCAGTTCTGGGATAACCGCGCACGCCTGAACCTGGCGCTGTTCGATTCGAAGATCGCGCACAAGCAGATGGATTTCTCGCTGCCGTTCGATCCCAACAGCGGCGAAACCCGCACCACCATGGTGACCACCAACGCGCTGAGCGATGGCAAGTCACGCGGCGCCGAGCTGGAATTCAGCGTGATGCCGATCGAGAACCTGACGGTTGGCTTGAACTACGCCTACACGAAGATCGACGCGCAGACGGCGGTCGACCCGTTCGGCGCAGGCGTGGCAGTTACCGTGCAGCCGCTGCTGGCACCGGAGAACGCCGGCAGCCTGTCGCTGGATTATCTGGTGCCGTTCGCCAACTTCGTCGCGCTGAAGTTCCATCTGGACGGCAACTGGTCCGACGGTTTCTACACCAGCGAATACGACCAGATGCTGACCGACAGCTCGTTCGTGGTGAACGCCCGCGTGGCGCTGGTGGATGTGCCGCTGAACGACACCGGCACCACCATGTCGTTCTCGCTGTGGGCGCGCAACCTGCTGGATGAAGAGCACCTGTTCTACAAGCTCAACAGCCCTGCGTTGGGCCAGACCGGCATCTTCAACGATCCGCGCACCTTCGGCCTGGACGTGGCCGTCAACTTCTGA
- a CDS encoding GNAT family N-acetyltransferase, which produces MSKPTCNVAQYWNGLFDAGIPVPTVDAFRLAINPQLAEQRRAMILVTTDGATRAAVSERVASALRFAPGGPAVSLQGLRKALQSAGIEMHAPDVIYHVGEQGMPVVRNSSVIEVRQLAPDDAALFEGFMAQAPVADQDDASVELGHWATFGAFIESELLAVSSLYPWGGEDIADMGVLTLPRARGKGLAAALVRTMIEYAGTRGYDAQYRCQHDNVASNRLAQSLGLKAYGQWEVACTP; this is translated from the coding sequence ATGTCCAAACCGACCTGCAACGTGGCCCAGTACTGGAATGGCCTGTTTGACGCGGGAATTCCCGTTCCGACGGTGGATGCGTTCCGGCTGGCCATCAACCCGCAGCTTGCCGAGCAGCGGCGGGCCATGATCCTGGTGACCACCGACGGCGCTACGCGCGCTGCCGTATCCGAGCGCGTTGCCTCTGCGCTGCGGTTTGCACCGGGTGGCCCGGCGGTATCGTTGCAAGGGCTGCGCAAGGCGCTGCAGAGCGCTGGCATCGAGATGCACGCGCCGGATGTCATCTACCACGTTGGCGAACAGGGAATGCCGGTGGTGCGCAACAGCAGCGTGATCGAGGTGCGCCAGCTCGCGCCTGACGATGCCGCGCTTTTTGAAGGGTTCATGGCACAGGCCCCGGTGGCCGACCAGGATGATGCGTCAGTCGAGCTGGGGCACTGGGCGACCTTTGGGGCGTTCATTGAATCCGAGCTTCTGGCGGTCTCCAGTCTTTACCCCTGGGGGGGCGAGGACATCGCGGACATGGGGGTGCTGACCCTGCCCCGTGCACGCGGCAAAGGGCTGGCAGCCGCCCTGGTGCGAACCATGATCGAGTACGCCGGCACGCGTGGATACGATGCGCAGTACCGCTGCCAGCATGACAACGTCGCCTCCAACCGGCTTGCGCAGTCGCTTGGCCTGAAAGCCTACGGACAGTGGGAAGTGGCGTGCACGCCGTAA